A region of Drosophila mauritiana strain mau12 chromosome 3L, ASM438214v1, whole genome shotgun sequence DNA encodes the following proteins:
- the LOC117141633 gene encoding disco-interacting protein 2 isoform X4 → MEHTASLPGYVREKLAELDLELSEGDITQKGYEKKRAKLLQPFLKKPEGDKVKSTPPPPYYNVKNANNSTNHGNINNDGVIVSSEGYSYVTEVPSLSSSQQRHSKKIDFHQPAAMSLSSTPQSGNAGAPGYENMRPQGGAVGDPGYQNTREPSAFQNQQSTNNSQHRQRRTQRKVTHNEKRYHSVRQEAVQQALAALKGRPKPSLPMPSKRTSVLNRSPGCNDELDSSTDDESIPEETISPDKEYNYPRDHISNSILPPEPIIKPPIRESSMGSQQHARPDLKQNQIPNQKYTAPNSAPERRPPQNLPPLPTSEPLSSDCPPIAYKRENDFSDKAYKQKQYNAPDITQFNNAHRAADRVTRYVNVSQNELNETDANGKWKVSAKIQQLLNTLKRPKRRPLPEFYEDNDIELEIAANTKDPNAPKPEGSTMTPVQGEQLSIPAGLPRTLECALQRYGTNSFKSPMATVLDPNGKITTTLTYGKLLSRAQKIAHALSTKIFSKGPEQVTLKPGDRVALVYPNNDPLSFITAWYGCMFRGLVPLPIELPLSSSDTPPQQVGFLLSSCGITVALTSEACLKGLPKSTTTGEIAKLKGWPRLQWFVTEHLPKPPKEFNVGNLRADDSAAAYIEYTTDKEGSVMGVTVTRAAMINHCRALTMACHYTEGETIVCVLDFKREVGLWHSVLTSVLNGMHVIFIPYALMKLRPSSWMQLITKHRASCCLVKSRDLHWGLLATKDHKDISLSSLRMLLVADGANPWSLSSCDQFLSVFQAKGLRSDAICPCASSSEVFTVSLRRPGRGSCGFSPSATGRGVLSMAALSHGVVRVDSEDSLTSLTLQDCGQVMPAAQMVVVRSEGPPVLCKTDQVGEICVTSGSTSASYFGLDGMTNSTFKVQPLLEELEQPKDGNGTVNIISKPIGEDFYVRSGLLGFLGPGGLVFVCGSRDGLMTVTGRKHNADDIIATVLAVEPMRFIYRGRIAVFSIKVLRDERVCVIAEQRPDCSEEESFQWMSRVLQAVDSIHQVGIYCLALVPPNHLPKTPLGGIHLCEARRRFLEGSLHPANVLMCPHTCVTNLPKPRELHQDTGVGPASVMVGNLVQGNRLAEAHGRDVGLAEDCERKPQLITGVLRWRANTSPDHIIFTLLNSKGAIAKTLTCSELHKRAEKIAALLQERGRIEPGDHVALIFPPGLDLLCAFYGCLYLGAIPITIRPPHPQNLNTTLPTVRMIVDVSKSGIVLSIQPIIKLLKSREAATSIDPKTWPPILDIDDNPKRKYAGIATVSFDSSAYLDFSVSTCGRLSGVNITHRSLSSLCASLKLACELYPSRHVALCLDPYCGLGFVMWTLIGVYSGHHSILIAPYEVEANPSLWLSTLSQHRVRDTFCSYGVIELCTKALSNSIPSLKQRNIDLRCVRTCVVVAEERPRVQLTQQFCKLFQALGLNTRCVSTSFGCRVNPAICVQGASSAESAQVYVDMRALRNNRVALVERGAPNSLCVIESGKLLPGVKVIIANPETKGHCGDSHLGEIWVQAPHNANGYFTIYGDETDYNDHFNAKLVTGATSELYARTGYLGFLRRTECSQSASLLDETTPSVASRDSDTESLNSISQLQLNFSNVSLGGNSEHSLVGGASNANDQELHDAVYVVGAVDEVISLRGMNYHPIDIENSVMRCHKKIAECAVFTWTNLLVVVVELDGNESEALDLVPLVTNTVLEDHQLIVGVVVVVDPGVVPINSRGEKQRMHLRDGFLADQLDPIYVAYNM, encoded by the exons ATGGAGCACACTGCCTCGCTGCCTGGCTACGTCCGCGAGAAGCTCGCCGAACTGGACTTAGAGCTGTCGGAAG GTGACATTACGCAGAAAGGCTACGAAAAGAAGAGGGCGAAGCTGTTGCAGCCGTTCCTTAAAAAACCAGAAG GCGACAAAGTGAAAAGTACGCCGCCACCGCCATACTACAACGTTAAAAATGCCAACAACAGCACCAACCACGGAAACATCAATAACGACGGCGTCATTGTGTCCAGCGAGGGCTACAGCTATGTGACTGAAGTGCCCTCCCTGTCCTCCTCGCAGCAAAGACATTCCAAAAAAATCGACTTCCATCAGCCAGCCGCCATGAGCTTGTCATCGACACCTCAGAGCGGAAATGCTGGGGCTCCCGGCTACGAAAATATGCGACCGCAGGGTGGAGCAGTCGGCGATCCCGGGTATCAGAACACTCGCGAACCAAGTGCTTTTCAGAACCAACAGTCAACTAATAATAGTCAGCATCGTCAACGACGCACACAGCGCAAAGTGACGCACAATGAGAAGCGTTATCATTCTG TACGACAAGAGGCTGTGCAACAGGCCCTTGCAGCTCTCAAGGGACGACCAAAACCCAGCCTTCCAATGCCATCGAAGCGCACATCTGTATTAAACCGCAGCCCTGGGTGCAATGATGAGCTGGACTCATCGACGGATGACGAATCCATACCCGAGGAGACAATTTCCCCCGACAAGGAGTACAATTATCCGCGGGATCATATAAGCAATAGCATACTGCCACCAGAACCGATAATTAAACCTCCAATTCGTGAATCATCGATGGGTTCACAGCAGCATGCGAGGCCAGACCTAAAACAGAACCAAATTCCAAATCAGAAGTATACGGCACCGAATAGCGCTCCAGAAAGGCGACCACCGCAAAACTTACCTCCACTT CCAACTTCAGAACCTTTAAGTTCGGACTGTCCGCCGATTGCATACAAGCGAGAGAATGACTTTTCGGACAAAGcgtataaacaaaaacaat ACAACGCTCCCGACATCACACAGTTTAATAATGCTCATCGTGCTGCGGATCGAGTGACTCGATATGTTAATGTTTCTCAAAATGAACTGAACGAGACAGATGCCAATGGAAAGTGGAAAGTATCGGCTAAGATTCAGCAACTGCTTAACACCCTTAAAAGACCCAAGCGTCGCCCACTACCGGAGTTCTATGAGGATAACGACATTGAACTGGAGATTGCTGCCAATACGAAGGATCCCAATGCTCCCAAACCGGAGGGCAGCACAATGACTCCTGTGCAAGGCGAGCAGTTATCCATACCTGCAGGACTTCCAAGAACGCTCGAATGCGCACTCCAACGATATGGCACAAACTCGTTTAAAAGTCCAATGGCTACAGTGCTCGATCCGAATGGGAAGATAACAACTACCTTAACATATGGCAAGCTACTTTCGCGCGCACAAAAGATTGCCCATGCTTTGTCCACAAAAATATTTAGCAAGGGTCCTGAGCAAGTAACTCTGAAGCCCGGCGATCGTGTTGCCCTGGTTTACCCTAATAATGACCCCTTAAG TTTCATTACAGCCTGGTATGGGTGTATGTTTCGGGGGTTAGTACCCCTTCCAATAGAATTGCCGCTGTCTAGCTCGGATACACCTCCGCAGCAAGTGGGATTCTTATTGAGTTCTTGTGGCATAACTGTGGCTCTTACCTCAGAAGCTTGCTTAAAAGGTCTTCCTAAATCAACCACCACGGGGGAAATAGCAAAATTAAAGGGCTGGCCACGCTTGCAGTGGTTTGTGACTGAGCATTTACCTAAGCCGCCCAAAGAATTCAACGTTGGCAATTTACGGGCCGATGATTCGGCTGCAGCTTATATAGAATACACGACAGATAAGGAAGGCAGTGTTATGG GAGTCACTGTTACTCGCGCAGCGATGATCAATCATTGCCGTGCTTTGACTATGGCCTGCCATTATACCGAAGGCGAAACAATTGTGTGTGTCTTGGACTTCAAGCGTGAAGTTGGACTATGGCATTCGGTCTTGACATCCGTTCTGAATGGCATGCACGTTATTTTCATACCCTACGCATTGATGAAATTGCGTCCGTCAAGCTGGATGCAATTAATAACAAAACACCGAGCTTCTTGTTGCTTGGTTAAGAGTCGTGATCTACATTGGGGACTACTCGCTACTAAAGATCATAAGGATATATCGCTTTCCTCTCTACGTATGTTGCTGGTAGCCGATGGAGCCAACCCCTGGTCGTTATCCTCATGTGACCAGTTCTTGAGTGTTTTTCAAGCTAAAGGATTACGCTCAGATGCAATTTGTCCATGTGCCAGTAGCTCTGAAGTATTTACTGTTTCCCTTCGGCGTCCTGGGCGAGGATCTTGTGGATTTAGTCCGTCAGCTACTGGACGTGGTGTGCTTTCAATGGCAGCACTATCACATGGAGTTGTACGCGTTGACAGTGAAGACTCATTAACATCACTCACTTTGCAGGACTGTGGTCAAGTTATGCCAGCAGCACAAATGGTGGTGGTTCGATCGGAAGGACCCCCTGTGCTGTGCAAAACCGATCAAGTCGGCGAAATATGCGTTACTAGCGGATCCACAAGCGCCAGCTATTTTGGTCTCGACGGAATGACAAATTCAACTTTCAAGGTTCAGCCTTTATTGGAAGAATTGGAACAACCAAAAGATGGAAATGGCACGGTGAACATTATTTCCAAACCAATTGGCGAAGACTTTTACGTTAGATCAGGCCTACTGGGCTTTCTTGGTCCGGGAGGGTTGGTCTTTGTGTGCGGGTCCCGCGATGGGCTGATGACCGTTACCGGTAGAAAGCACAATGCGGATGACATTATTGCCACAGTGTTAGCTGTGGAACCCATGCGGTTTATTTACCGAGGACGCATTGCTGTATTTAGCATTAAGGTTTTGCGCGACGAACGCGTGTGCGTCATTGCTGAGCAACGTCCGGACTGCTCAGAGGAAGAAAGTTTCCAATGGATGTCACGTGTTCTGCAAGCAGTAGACTCCATTCACCAAGTTGGAATTTACTGCCTGGCATTGGTTCCACCGAATCATTTGCCAAAGACTCCTCTTGGTGGCATACATTTATGCGAAGCACGACGAAGGTTCTTGGAGGGATCTCTCCACCCAGCGAATGTTTTAATGTGCCCACATACATGTGTTACCAATCTACCAAAGCCACGGGAGCTACATCAAG ACACGGGTGTAGGACCAGCCTCTGTGATGGTTGGAAATTTAGTTCAGGGCAATCGCCTTGCTGAAGCCCATGGACGGGATGTTGGCCTAGCAGAAGATTGCGAAAGAAAG CCACAACTGATAACAGGTGTGTTGCGTTGGCGAGCAAACACGTCCCCcgatcatataatatttacacTGCTAAACTCCAAGG GTGCCATCGCGAAAACACTGACATGCTCTGAGTTGCATAAGCGGGCAGAGAAAATAGCGGCATTGTTACAAGAACGAGGAAGAATTGAGCCAGGAGACCACGTTG CGCTTATATTTCCTCCAGGTCTCGATTTGCTGTGCGCATTTTATGGATGCCTATATTTGGGTGCAATACCAATTACCATTCGGCCTCCACAtccacaaaatttaaataccACATTACCCACTGTTCGGATGATTGTTGATGTCTCTAAAAGTGGCATTGTACTCTCCATACAGCCGATTATTAAGTTACTCAAATCTCGAGAGGCAGCAACCTCTATTGACCCAAAGACATGGCCTCCTATATTAGATATTGATGACAACCCGAAACGCAAATATGCGGGCATAGCCACGGTCTCCTTTGACTCTAGCGCCTATTTGGACTTTAGCGTATCAACTTGTGGACGTCTTAGCGGTGTTAACATCACGCATCG ATCTCTCTCTAGTCTGTGCGCCAGTTTAAAATTGGCTTGTGAGCTGTATCCTTCTCGACATGTTGCTTTATGTTTGGATCCGTACTGCGGCCTTGGATTTGTTATGTGGACTCTTATCGGAGTATATAGTGGCCACCATTCTATACTTATCGCGCCCTACGAGGTCGAAGCAAATCCCAGTTTATGGCTGTCAACTCTATCTCAACACCGCGTTCGCGACACGTTCTGTTCATATGGTGTAATAGAGTTATGCACAAAAGCTCTCAGCAATTCTATACCTTCCTTAAAGCAACGAAACATAGATTTGAGATGCGTACGGACGTGTGTCGTGGTGGCAGAAGAGCGTCCCAGAGTGCAACTGACCCAGCAGTTCTGCAAGCTCTTTCAAGCCCTTGGTCTGAATACGCGCTGCGTGTCAACTTCGTTTGGGTGTCGTGTAAATCCGGCCATCTGTGTCCAAGGGGCTAGTTCTGCAGAGAGTGCTCAAGTGTACGTAGATATGAGAGCATTGCGAAATAATCGTGTCGCTTTGGTGGAGCGTGGAGCGCCAAATTCGTTGTGTGTAATTGAATCAGGTAAACTTTTACCGGGCGTAAAAGTGATAATAGCAAATCCCGAAACCAAGGGCCACTGTGGCGACTCGCATTTGGGAGAAATCTGG GTTCAAGCTCCTCATAACGCAAATGGTTACTTTACAATTTACGGGGACGAAACTGACTACAATGATCACTTCAACGCAAAATTGGTAACTGGGGCCACCTCCGAGCTATATGCACGTACTGGATATTTAGGATTCTTACGCCGCACCGAATGCTCGCAATCAGCATCACTGCTTGACGAGACCACACCAAGTGTGGCAAGTCGCGATAGTGATACAGAATCTTTGAATTCGATAAGTCAATTGCAACTAAATTTTTCAAATGTTTCCTTGGGTGGAAATTCCGAGCATAGCCTGGTAGGCGGCGCAAGCAATGCTAATGATCAAGAACTACACGACGCAGTGTATGTAGTGGGAGCTGTTGATGAAGTGATCTCTTTACGTGGCATGAACTATCACCCAATTGATATCGAAAATTCGGTAATGCGCTGTCACAAAAAAATAGCTGAGTG CGCCGTTTTCACCTGGACAAACCTATTAGTCGTTGTTGTCGAGTTGGACGGCAATGAATCAGAAGCTTTGGATTTGGTTCCCTTGGTCACAAACACAGTATTAGAAGATCATCAGCTTATAGTAGGCGTTGTAGTGGTTGTTGATCCAG GTGTGGTGCCTATTAATAGTCGGGGCGAAAAGCAACGGATGCATTTACGGGATGGTTTTCTAGCCGACCAACTGGATCCCATATACGTAGCATATAACATGTAA
- the LOC117141633 gene encoding disco-interacting protein 2 isoform X2, whose product MEHTASLPGYVREKLAELDLELSEGDITQKGYEKKRAKLLQPFLKKPEGDKVKSTPPPPYYNVKNANNSTNHGNINNDGVIVSSEGYSYVTEVPSLSSSQQRHSKKIDFHQPAAMSLSSTPQSGNAGAPGYENMRPQGGAVGDPGYQNTREPSAFQNQQSTNNSQHRQRRTQRKVTHNEKRYHSVRQEAVQQALAALKGRPKPSLPMPSKRTSVLNRSPGCNDELDSSTDDESIPEETISPDKEYNYPRDHISNSILPPEPIIKPPIRESSMGSQQHARPDLKQNQIPNQKYTAPNSAPERRPPQNLPPLPTSEPLSSDCPPIAYKRENDFSDKAYKQKQYNAPDITQFNNAHRAADRVTRYVNVSQNELNETDANGKWKVSAKIQQLLNTLKRPKRRPLPEFYEDNDIELEIAANTKDPNAPKPEGSTMTPVQGEQLSIPAGLPRTLECALQRYGTNSFKSPMATVLDPNGKITTTLTYGKLLSRAQKIAHALSTKIFSKGPEQVTLKPGDRVALVYPNNDPLSFITAWYGCMFRGLVPLPIELPLSSSDTPPQQVGFLLSSCGITVALTSEACLKGLPKSTTTGEIAKLKGWPRLQWFVTEHLPKPPKEFNVGNLRADDSAAAYIEYTTDKEGSVMGVTVTRAAMINHCRALTMACHYTEGETIVCVLDFKREVGLWHSVLTSVLNGMHVIFIPYALMKLRPSSWMQLITKHRASCCLVKSRDLHWGLLATKDHKDISLSSLRMLLVADGANPWSLSSCDQFLSVFQAKGLRSDAICPCASSSEVFTVSLRRPGRGSCGFSPSATGRGVLSMAALSHGVVRVDSEDSLTSLTLQDCGQVMPAAQMVVVRSEGPPVLCKTDQVGEICVTSGSTSASYFGLDGMTNSTFKVQPLLEELEQPKDGNGTVNIISKPIGEDFYVRSGLLGFLGPGGLVFVCGSRDGLMTVTGRKHNADDIIATVLAVEPMRFIYRGRIAVFSIKVLRDERVCVIAEQRPDCSEEESFQWMSRVLQAVDSIHQVGIYCLALVPPNHLPKTPLGGIHLCEARRRFLEGSLHPANVLMCPHTCVTNLPKPRELHQGVQTAAKLSSSSGCGITDTGVGPASVMVGNLVQGNRLAEAHGRDVGLAEDCERKPQLITGVLRWRANTSPDHIIFTLLNSKGAIAKTLTCSELHKRAEKIAALLQERGRIEPGDHVALIFPPGLDLLCAFYGCLYLGAIPITIRPPHPQNLNTTLPTVRMIVDVSKSGIVLSIQPIIKLLKSREAATSIDPKTWPPILDIDDNPKRKYAGIATVSFDSSAYLDFSVSTCGRLSGVNITHRSLSSLCASLKLACELYPSRHVALCLDPYCGLGFVMWTLIGVYSGHHSILIAPYEVEANPSLWLSTLSQHRVRDTFCSYGVIELCTKALSNSIPSLKQRNIDLRCVRTCVVVAEERPRVQLTQQFCKLFQALGLNTRCVSTSFGCRVNPAICVQGASSAESAQVYVDMRALRNNRVALVERGAPNSLCVIESGKLLPGVKVIIANPETKGHCGDSHLGEIWVQAPHNANGYFTIYGDETDYNDHFNAKLVTGATSELYARTGYLGFLRRTECSQSASLLDETTPSVASRDSDTESLNSISQLQLNFSNVSLGGNSEHSLVGGASNANDQELHDAVYVVGAVDEVISLRGMNYHPIDIENSVMRCHKKIAECAVFTWTNLLVVVVELDGNESEALDLVPLVTNTVLEDHQLIVGVVVVVDPGVVPINSRGEKQRMHLRDGFLADQLDPIYVAYNM is encoded by the exons ATGGAGCACACTGCCTCGCTGCCTGGCTACGTCCGCGAGAAGCTCGCCGAACTGGACTTAGAGCTGTCGGAAG GTGACATTACGCAGAAAGGCTACGAAAAGAAGAGGGCGAAGCTGTTGCAGCCGTTCCTTAAAAAACCAGAAG GCGACAAAGTGAAAAGTACGCCGCCACCGCCATACTACAACGTTAAAAATGCCAACAACAGCACCAACCACGGAAACATCAATAACGACGGCGTCATTGTGTCCAGCGAGGGCTACAGCTATGTGACTGAAGTGCCCTCCCTGTCCTCCTCGCAGCAAAGACATTCCAAAAAAATCGACTTCCATCAGCCAGCCGCCATGAGCTTGTCATCGACACCTCAGAGCGGAAATGCTGGGGCTCCCGGCTACGAAAATATGCGACCGCAGGGTGGAGCAGTCGGCGATCCCGGGTATCAGAACACTCGCGAACCAAGTGCTTTTCAGAACCAACAGTCAACTAATAATAGTCAGCATCGTCAACGACGCACACAGCGCAAAGTGACGCACAATGAGAAGCGTTATCATTCTG TACGACAAGAGGCTGTGCAACAGGCCCTTGCAGCTCTCAAGGGACGACCAAAACCCAGCCTTCCAATGCCATCGAAGCGCACATCTGTATTAAACCGCAGCCCTGGGTGCAATGATGAGCTGGACTCATCGACGGATGACGAATCCATACCCGAGGAGACAATTTCCCCCGACAAGGAGTACAATTATCCGCGGGATCATATAAGCAATAGCATACTGCCACCAGAACCGATAATTAAACCTCCAATTCGTGAATCATCGATGGGTTCACAGCAGCATGCGAGGCCAGACCTAAAACAGAACCAAATTCCAAATCAGAAGTATACGGCACCGAATAGCGCTCCAGAAAGGCGACCACCGCAAAACTTACCTCCACTT CCAACTTCAGAACCTTTAAGTTCGGACTGTCCGCCGATTGCATACAAGCGAGAGAATGACTTTTCGGACAAAGcgtataaacaaaaacaat ACAACGCTCCCGACATCACACAGTTTAATAATGCTCATCGTGCTGCGGATCGAGTGACTCGATATGTTAATGTTTCTCAAAATGAACTGAACGAGACAGATGCCAATGGAAAGTGGAAAGTATCGGCTAAGATTCAGCAACTGCTTAACACCCTTAAAAGACCCAAGCGTCGCCCACTACCGGAGTTCTATGAGGATAACGACATTGAACTGGAGATTGCTGCCAATACGAAGGATCCCAATGCTCCCAAACCGGAGGGCAGCACAATGACTCCTGTGCAAGGCGAGCAGTTATCCATACCTGCAGGACTTCCAAGAACGCTCGAATGCGCACTCCAACGATATGGCACAAACTCGTTTAAAAGTCCAATGGCTACAGTGCTCGATCCGAATGGGAAGATAACAACTACCTTAACATATGGCAAGCTACTTTCGCGCGCACAAAAGATTGCCCATGCTTTGTCCACAAAAATATTTAGCAAGGGTCCTGAGCAAGTAACTCTGAAGCCCGGCGATCGTGTTGCCCTGGTTTACCCTAATAATGACCCCTTAAG TTTCATTACAGCCTGGTATGGGTGTATGTTTCGGGGGTTAGTACCCCTTCCAATAGAATTGCCGCTGTCTAGCTCGGATACACCTCCGCAGCAAGTGGGATTCTTATTGAGTTCTTGTGGCATAACTGTGGCTCTTACCTCAGAAGCTTGCTTAAAAGGTCTTCCTAAATCAACCACCACGGGGGAAATAGCAAAATTAAAGGGCTGGCCACGCTTGCAGTGGTTTGTGACTGAGCATTTACCTAAGCCGCCCAAAGAATTCAACGTTGGCAATTTACGGGCCGATGATTCGGCTGCAGCTTATATAGAATACACGACAGATAAGGAAGGCAGTGTTATGG GAGTCACTGTTACTCGCGCAGCGATGATCAATCATTGCCGTGCTTTGACTATGGCCTGCCATTATACCGAAGGCGAAACAATTGTGTGTGTCTTGGACTTCAAGCGTGAAGTTGGACTATGGCATTCGGTCTTGACATCCGTTCTGAATGGCATGCACGTTATTTTCATACCCTACGCATTGATGAAATTGCGTCCGTCAAGCTGGATGCAATTAATAACAAAACACCGAGCTTCTTGTTGCTTGGTTAAGAGTCGTGATCTACATTGGGGACTACTCGCTACTAAAGATCATAAGGATATATCGCTTTCCTCTCTACGTATGTTGCTGGTAGCCGATGGAGCCAACCCCTGGTCGTTATCCTCATGTGACCAGTTCTTGAGTGTTTTTCAAGCTAAAGGATTACGCTCAGATGCAATTTGTCCATGTGCCAGTAGCTCTGAAGTATTTACTGTTTCCCTTCGGCGTCCTGGGCGAGGATCTTGTGGATTTAGTCCGTCAGCTACTGGACGTGGTGTGCTTTCAATGGCAGCACTATCACATGGAGTTGTACGCGTTGACAGTGAAGACTCATTAACATCACTCACTTTGCAGGACTGTGGTCAAGTTATGCCAGCAGCACAAATGGTGGTGGTTCGATCGGAAGGACCCCCTGTGCTGTGCAAAACCGATCAAGTCGGCGAAATATGCGTTACTAGCGGATCCACAAGCGCCAGCTATTTTGGTCTCGACGGAATGACAAATTCAACTTTCAAGGTTCAGCCTTTATTGGAAGAATTGGAACAACCAAAAGATGGAAATGGCACGGTGAACATTATTTCCAAACCAATTGGCGAAGACTTTTACGTTAGATCAGGCCTACTGGGCTTTCTTGGTCCGGGAGGGTTGGTCTTTGTGTGCGGGTCCCGCGATGGGCTGATGACCGTTACCGGTAGAAAGCACAATGCGGATGACATTATTGCCACAGTGTTAGCTGTGGAACCCATGCGGTTTATTTACCGAGGACGCATTGCTGTATTTAGCATTAAGGTTTTGCGCGACGAACGCGTGTGCGTCATTGCTGAGCAACGTCCGGACTGCTCAGAGGAAGAAAGTTTCCAATGGATGTCACGTGTTCTGCAAGCAGTAGACTCCATTCACCAAGTTGGAATTTACTGCCTGGCATTGGTTCCACCGAATCATTTGCCAAAGACTCCTCTTGGTGGCATACATTTATGCGAAGCACGACGAAGGTTCTTGGAGGGATCTCTCCACCCAGCGAATGTTTTAATGTGCCCACATACATGTGTTACCAATCTACCAAAGCCACGGGAGCTACATCAAG GTGTGCAAACTGCCGCAAAATTAAGCTCATCATCTGGATGTGGTATTACAGACACGGGTGTAGGACCAGCCTCTGTGATGGTTGGAAATTTAGTTCAGGGCAATCGCCTTGCTGAAGCCCATGGACGGGATGTTGGCCTAGCAGAAGATTGCGAAAGAAAG CCACAACTGATAACAGGTGTGTTGCGTTGGCGAGCAAACACGTCCCCcgatcatataatatttacacTGCTAAACTCCAAGG GTGCCATCGCGAAAACACTGACATGCTCTGAGTTGCATAAGCGGGCAGAGAAAATAGCGGCATTGTTACAAGAACGAGGAAGAATTGAGCCAGGAGACCACGTTG CGCTTATATTTCCTCCAGGTCTCGATTTGCTGTGCGCATTTTATGGATGCCTATATTTGGGTGCAATACCAATTACCATTCGGCCTCCACAtccacaaaatttaaataccACATTACCCACTGTTCGGATGATTGTTGATGTCTCTAAAAGTGGCATTGTACTCTCCATACAGCCGATTATTAAGTTACTCAAATCTCGAGAGGCAGCAACCTCTATTGACCCAAAGACATGGCCTCCTATATTAGATATTGATGACAACCCGAAACGCAAATATGCGGGCATAGCCACGGTCTCCTTTGACTCTAGCGCCTATTTGGACTTTAGCGTATCAACTTGTGGACGTCTTAGCGGTGTTAACATCACGCATCG ATCTCTCTCTAGTCTGTGCGCCAGTTTAAAATTGGCTTGTGAGCTGTATCCTTCTCGACATGTTGCTTTATGTTTGGATCCGTACTGCGGCCTTGGATTTGTTATGTGGACTCTTATCGGAGTATATAGTGGCCACCATTCTATACTTATCGCGCCCTACGAGGTCGAAGCAAATCCCAGTTTATGGCTGTCAACTCTATCTCAACACCGCGTTCGCGACACGTTCTGTTCATATGGTGTAATAGAGTTATGCACAAAAGCTCTCAGCAATTCTATACCTTCCTTAAAGCAACGAAACATAGATTTGAGATGCGTACGGACGTGTGTCGTGGTGGCAGAAGAGCGTCCCAGAGTGCAACTGACCCAGCAGTTCTGCAAGCTCTTTCAAGCCCTTGGTCTGAATACGCGCTGCGTGTCAACTTCGTTTGGGTGTCGTGTAAATCCGGCCATCTGTGTCCAAGGGGCTAGTTCTGCAGAGAGTGCTCAAGTGTACGTAGATATGAGAGCATTGCGAAATAATCGTGTCGCTTTGGTGGAGCGTGGAGCGCCAAATTCGTTGTGTGTAATTGAATCAGGTAAACTTTTACCGGGCGTAAAAGTGATAATAGCAAATCCCGAAACCAAGGGCCACTGTGGCGACTCGCATTTGGGAGAAATCTGG GTTCAAGCTCCTCATAACGCAAATGGTTACTTTACAATTTACGGGGACGAAACTGACTACAATGATCACTTCAACGCAAAATTGGTAACTGGGGCCACCTCCGAGCTATATGCACGTACTGGATATTTAGGATTCTTACGCCGCACCGAATGCTCGCAATCAGCATCACTGCTTGACGAGACCACACCAAGTGTGGCAAGTCGCGATAGTGATACAGAATCTTTGAATTCGATAAGTCAATTGCAACTAAATTTTTCAAATGTTTCCTTGGGTGGAAATTCCGAGCATAGCCTGGTAGGCGGCGCAAGCAATGCTAATGATCAAGAACTACACGACGCAGTGTATGTAGTGGGAGCTGTTGATGAAGTGATCTCTTTACGTGGCATGAACTATCACCCAATTGATATCGAAAATTCGGTAATGCGCTGTCACAAAAAAATAGCTGAGTG CGCCGTTTTCACCTGGACAAACCTATTAGTCGTTGTTGTCGAGTTGGACGGCAATGAATCAGAAGCTTTGGATTTGGTTCCCTTGGTCACAAACACAGTATTAGAAGATCATCAGCTTATAGTAGGCGTTGTAGTGGTTGTTGATCCAG GTGTGGTGCCTATTAATAGTCGGGGCGAAAAGCAACGGATGCATTTACGGGATGGTTTTCTAGCCGACCAACTGGATCCCATATACGTAGCATATAACATGTAA